TGCAGGTTGTGGCCGTGATGCAAAACAGTTCATCGAACAGGGCTACAACGTTACCACCTTTGATGCCTCAGCTAAAATCGCCGCTCTTGCTGAAAAAGAGATCGGGCAACCCGTCTCAGTGCAACGTCTGCAAGAAATCCAATATCAAAATCAGTTTGATAGCATCTGGGCTTGTGCTTCACTATTGCATGTTCCTGCGAAAGAGTTACCCGATGTTTTTCAACGATTGGTGCAAGCACTAAAATCTCATGGAGTGATCTATTGCTCATTCAAATATGGCCAGGGTGAATATGAAAAGCAGGGTAGAAGATTTACTGATATGGATGAGGTTGGATTGCGGGCGTTGGTGTTTTTATTTTTAATCTTAGGTATAACTGTCTATTTCAGTTTTATAGTTTTTGGAAATTTTTAACAATGAATGATGCTATTACTAGAATAAATAGGCTTATATCTGTAGATAAAATAGATTATAAGCAATGTATAGATCATATTGACCATGATCAAAAAATTGATGGCGTCAAAACACTTATAAGATTCCATTACCTAAAGTTTGATGGTAATGGCCAGCCAATGCTTAGTGCGTTAGCAGAAACATTATATGACTATATTATTCATTACTGCATTTCATCTAGACACAGGAATGAGCTGTTAACTCCTAGTCAAGCAACACGATTAACTAAACAAGCAAGGGAGCTGTTTGTTCACCCTGAAGCAACAGAGGGTGATCCAGATCAAACGGGTGAGGCAGGAGAAATTCTCCTATATTTTCTAATAGAATCAATATTAGATGCTCCTCAAGTTGTTTCAAAAATGGAACTAAAAACTAATCAAAAAAAAGAAGTTAATGGCTCAGATGGCATTCACATGAAATGGTGTGAAGATGATGGGGTTGCTGATATTTATTTTGGTGAGGCAAAAATTCATCAAAGTCTTAGCGGTGCTCTTGGATCTGCGTTTAAAAGCATATCTAGCTTTCATGACGATGGAATGTATAAACATGAGTTCTTAATGGTGACAAAGCATTTTAAATACGCAGATGAAACTATCAAAAATGAGATTAAAAAATTAATTATACGTGGGGAGCCTAGCTATGAAGTCAGGATGAATCATGCTTGTTTAATTGGGTATAACTGTAAAGAGTATAAGAAATTAATGAAAGAAGGGTCTGAAGATATAGAGTCTGCATTTAGGAAGATTTATAAAAATGATATGCCACGTGTAGTCAAGCTGTTGAATAATAGGTTCGATAGTTTTGAAAAAAAATATTTAAAGTTTGATTTCTTTTTTATGCCGTTTGTAAGCGTTCAACAATTTCGGGATGCCTTTAATAAGGCATTAGATTAACTAAGGGTGGCTCCCTATACCATGGAAGAGTTTGATTCTGTATACGAAAAACTGGTTTTAAATGACATGGAAGAACAGCTTCCAGGCAATGCTGTAAATGAAATTAAGCGATTAAGTGACAATGATGTTCAAAGATTGGTTGGATATGCTTCACTACTCTCAGTATCAGATGAATATTTTGATAAATCTCGTTCTTACGAAATTATCACTAGATTGATAGAAATAAAAAAAACATCAGATATCCTACTGTTAAAGGCCTCAGATATGTTGTTGTCTAGATTGGGTAATTTTCCAGGGAGAAAATTATTGCGGGAAAGGTATCTGAAGGGCGATTTAATTGGTTCGCCCATTGGTGTTTCTTTAGAGAAGATAGCCAGAGAGGCAGAGAATACCGTAGAGCAAGGGTTTGGTGATAATGAATTACTGACTGATTTTCAATATTTGCTTTACCACGCTATGACTGAGGGTAAGTTTGTAAGCGTCTCAGCACCGACATCTGCTGGGAAATCATATGTGCTAAATTTAGCCCTACGGAAGAGGATAATGAGTGGTGACAAGGAAAGTATCATTTATATTGTGCCTACAAGAGCACTCATTAGTGAAGTTACACAGCGTATTAGGGAGTCTCTAAGAAAAGTGAACCTAAACGGTGTTGTTATTAGAACAGCACCATTTCCCATAACAAAAGAAAATG
The genomic region above belongs to Gammaproteobacteria bacterium and contains:
- a CDS encoding class I SAM-dependent methyltransferase; this encodes MVKGTSYYDDNAAAFVESTRLVDMQLLYQQFLSLLPKQAHILDAGCGRDAKQFIEQGYNVTTFDASAKIAALAEKEIGQPVSVQRLQEIQYQNQFDSIWACASLLHVPAKELPDVFQRLVQALKSHGVIYCSFKYGQGEYEKQGRRFTDMDEVGLRALVFLFLILGITVYFSFIVFGNF
- a CDS encoding DUF1837 domain-containing protein: MNDAITRINRLISVDKIDYKQCIDHIDHDQKIDGVKTLIRFHYLKFDGNGQPMLSALAETLYDYIIHYCISSRHRNELLTPSQATRLTKQARELFVHPEATEGDPDQTGEAGEILLYFLIESILDAPQVVSKMELKTNQKKEVNGSDGIHMKWCEDDGVADIYFGEAKIHQSLSGALGSAFKSISSFHDDGMYKHEFLMVTKHFKYADETIKNEIKKLIIRGEPSYEVRMNHACLIGYNCKEYKKLMKEGSEDIESAFRKIYKNDMPRVVKLLNNRFDSFEKKYLKFDFFFMPFVSVQQFRDAFNKALD